A single window of Bacillota bacterium DNA harbors:
- a CDS encoding histidine kinase: protein MPNTVDRLLLLALCVTQLVTGPVDAMTVAAVLAAVTVSALNGYLASRQFRAVSIGSYLAASAACPSLCLCLPLVYYDAFEGLSVWSAVAAAGALGACFTRLAVAPATTVAALIAVSWALRVRSEAARLRQVELRELRDSTQELTTLLTQKNKELLQRQDDEIRLATLKERGRIAREIHDHVGHLLSRSILQVGALMVTQKDDETRTSLSVIRDTLSQAMDSIRSSVHDLYDESFDLRTQVEELVRGFSFCEIHLNYRLESEPYREAAYCFIAIIKEGLNNIIRHSDATLVTLALLEHPAFYQLVLRDNGTGLSSRPGRGERFDAEAAGAGAASRFGPAPEASEAGERSAFGAGAVSDEGVATIDHGLGLRSMEDRVTALGGQFLVEHRGGFRLFVSVPKRRSAPQRGAAP, encoded by the coding sequence ATGCCGAATACCGTGGACAGGCTACTCTTGCTGGCGTTGTGCGTCACGCAGCTCGTCACCGGACCCGTCGACGCAATGACTGTCGCGGCGGTCCTGGCGGCCGTGACTGTTAGCGCCCTGAATGGCTACCTCGCGTCGAGGCAGTTTCGCGCTGTCAGCATCGGATCGTACCTCGCTGCAAGCGCGGCGTGTCCCAGCCTCTGCCTGTGCCTGCCGTTGGTGTACTACGATGCCTTCGAGGGCCTCTCCGTCTGGAGCGCGGTGGCCGCGGCAGGCGCGCTGGGTGCATGCTTCACGCGACTCGCCGTCGCTCCGGCCACAACCGTTGCGGCACTGATCGCAGTTTCCTGGGCTCTCAGGGTCCGCTCAGAAGCAGCCCGGTTGAGGCAGGTGGAACTGAGAGAGTTGCGTGACAGCACGCAGGAGCTGACCACGCTTCTGACCCAGAAGAACAAGGAGCTGCTCCAGAGGCAGGACGACGAGATCCGGTTGGCGACGCTCAAGGAGCGCGGCCGAATCGCCCGGGAGATCCACGATCACGTCGGGCATCTCCTGTCACGGTCCATCCTGCAGGTGGGCGCCCTGATGGTCACTCAGAAGGACGATGAAACGCGAACGAGCCTGTCAGTGATCCGCGATACTCTGTCGCAGGCCATGGATAGCATCAGGTCCAGCGTCCACGACCTCTATGACGAGTCCTTCGACCTGAGAACACAAGTGGAGGAGCTTGTGCGCGGCTTCTCGTTCTGCGAGATCCACCTCAACTACCGACTTGAGAGCGAGCCATACAGAGAGGCGGCGTATTGCTTCATTGCGATCATCAAGGAGGGGCTGAACAACATCATCCGCCACTCGGACGCGACCCTGGTCACCCTGGCGCTTCTGGAGCACCCGGCCTTCTATCAGCTGGTGCTGCGGGATAACGGCACGGGTCTGTCATCAAGACCCGGCCGGGGGGAGCGGTTTGACGCAGAGGCGGCGGGAGCGGGAGCCGCTTCGCGCTTCGGCCCAGCCCCCGAGGCTTCCGAGGCGGGGGAGCGCTCGGCTTTCGGAGCCGGGGCGGTGTCGGACGAGGGGGTCGCGACCATCGATCACGGCCTCGGCTTGCGCAGCATGGAAGACCGCGTCACGGCCCTGGGCGGGCAGTTCCTGGTAGAGCACCGGGGAGGGTTCAGGCTCTTCGTGTCAGTTCCGAAGAGGAGGAGTGCGCCGCAAAGGGGGGCAGCACCGTGA
- a CDS encoding response regulator transcription factor, producing the protein MRVLVVDDDRLVCESLKIILQAHGDVEVVGAGHSGREAVALYAELKPDVLLMDIRMEGMTGLEACRQVLSQFPDARVLFLTTFLDDEYIVQALRLGAKGYILKQDFESIIPALKAVHTGQSVFGDAIVTKLPRLLQGVERDEGDKKAIAARLSAHGINDRERDIIELVARGLSNREIAETLYLSEGTVRNYISVILEKLGLRDRTQLAVFYLSGI; encoded by the coding sequence GTGAGGGTGTTGGTCGTGGACGATGACAGGCTGGTGTGCGAATCGCTGAAGATCATCTTGCAGGCCCACGGCGATGTTGAGGTTGTTGGAGCCGGGCATAGCGGGCGCGAGGCCGTGGCGTTGTATGCCGAGCTCAAGCCCGATGTGCTTCTCATGGACATCCGCATGGAGGGCATGACCGGGCTCGAGGCGTGCAGGCAGGTGCTGAGCCAGTTCCCGGACGCGCGGGTGCTCTTCCTCACGACGTTCCTGGACGACGAGTACATCGTCCAAGCGCTGCGCCTCGGGGCGAAAGGGTACATTCTAAAGCAGGACTTCGAGAGCATAATCCCTGCGCTAAAGGCCGTCCATACCGGCCAAAGCGTGTTCGGCGACGCGATCGTCACGAAGCTGCCCAGACTCCTGCAAGGCGTAGAGAGAGACGAAGGGGACAAAAAGGCTATTGCAGCCCGCCTCTCCGCTCACGGCATCAACGACAGGGAGAGAGACATCATTGAACTCGTGGCACGAGGCCTGAGCAACCGTGAGATCGCTGAAACGCTGTATCTCAGCGAGGGCACCGTGCGCAACTACATCAGTGTGATACTCGAGAAGCTCGGGCTGCGCGACCGCACACAACTGGCTGTATTCTACCTGAGCGGAATCTAG
- a CDS encoding ABC transporter ATP-binding protein: MLIRVNNLVKRYGNLLALDHFNLEVREGEILGLLGPNGSGKTTTINCILALLKYDKGTIQVFGRPMTPDAYESKRNIGVVMQNVAVFPELSVEENVDYFCGMYVKDAKARRALVQEAIEFVGLTGFRKFRPKKLSGGLLRRLNIACGIAHKPKLIILDEPTVAVDPQSRNSILEGIRDLNRNGATVVYTSHYMEEVEQLCSRIVIMDKGKVLASGTKEELKSMINRGETITVELYALQPDDLTHIRQLPHVTQAEYGDNRLTIRYDNGQHNLLALLDYLKSRGLSFEKVYSERPTLNDVFLEITGRQLRD; this comes from the coding sequence ATGCTCATAAGGGTGAACAACCTCGTCAAGAGGTACGGCAACTTACTGGCCCTTGATCACTTCAACCTCGAGGTGAGAGAGGGCGAGATCCTGGGCCTTCTGGGCCCCAACGGGTCTGGAAAGACCACGACCATCAACTGCATCCTGGCGTTACTGAAATACGACAAGGGAACCATCCAGGTGTTCGGTCGGCCGATGACTCCCGACGCGTACGAAAGCAAGCGCAACATAGGCGTAGTCATGCAGAACGTCGCGGTTTTCCCGGAGCTTTCCGTTGAGGAGAACGTCGACTACTTCTGCGGCATGTATGTTAAGGATGCCAAGGCTCGACGGGCACTGGTGCAGGAGGCCATCGAGTTCGTGGGTCTCACCGGGTTTCGCAAGTTCCGTCCCAAGAAGCTCTCCGGTGGACTGCTTCGTCGGCTGAACATCGCGTGCGGCATCGCTCATAAGCCCAAGCTCATCATCCTCGACGAGCCTACGGTGGCTGTCGACCCCCAGAGCCGGAACAGCATCCTCGAGGGCATCCGAGACCTCAATCGGAACGGCGCGACGGTGGTGTACACGTCGCACTACATGGAGGAGGTCGAGCAGCTGTGCAGCCGCATCGTGATCATGGACAAGGGGAAGGTCCTGGCTTCTGGCACGAAAGAAGAGCTCAAGTCAATGATCAACCGCGGCGAGACCATTACGGTCGAGTTGTATGCGCTTCAACCGGACGACTTGACGCACATTCGACAGCTGCCCCACGTAACCCAGGCAGAATACGGGGACAATCGCCTCACGATCCGGTATGACAACGGCCAGCACAATCTGCTCGCGCTGTTGGACTACCTCAAATCGCGGGGCCTGTCATTCGAGAAAGTCTACTCCGAGCGGCCCACGTTGAACGACGTGTTTCTGGAGATCACCGGGAGGCAGCTGAGAGACTAA
- a CDS encoding pyridoxamine 5'-phosphate oxidase family protein, producing MPRQMRRAQYQMDDGDAKRVLAEGEYGFLGTVGEDGVPYVVPVNYCYHNGDIVFHTAREGHKIENIRHNPQVCFAVCANVQLVPERFATNYESVIVFGRARIVEDVGTKRELLSALVRRLTPGRAFPCPDGEVDATGVVCITPEHITGKRRGGS from the coding sequence GTGCCACGACAGATGAGGAGAGCGCAGTACCAGATGGACGACGGTGACGCCAAGCGAGTGCTGGCGGAGGGGGAGTACGGTTTCCTCGGAACCGTGGGAGAGGATGGCGTCCCGTATGTGGTTCCCGTCAATTACTGCTACCATAACGGGGACATCGTGTTCCACACCGCGCGCGAAGGCCACAAGATCGAGAACATCAGGCACAATCCGCAGGTCTGCTTCGCCGTCTGCGCCAATGTCCAGCTCGTCCCCGAGCGGTTCGCCACGAATTACGAGAGTGTGATCGTGTTCGGTCGGGCGCGGATAGTGGAAGACGTAGGGACAAAGCGAGAGCTCTTGTCCGCTCTCGTGCGCAGACTGACACCAGGGAGGGCGTTCCCTTGCCCGGACGGCGAGGTCGACGCGACAGGCGTGGTCTGCATCACACCAGAGCACATAACCGGCAAGAGGCGGGGCGGATCATGA
- a CDS encoding citrate transporter, which produces MSMYTQTTCTLVAMIAVFALASWKLRSPEISMVITAIAGALVGGFGFPVRLLGEGMFTYIDLALMFITASVFINFYSEIGAINTLVRLFVGRFYERKWVLLSLLGVLMLIPGALTGAGTVSILVVGGLVSTVLTFLGFSPARRAAFVFMMAILSAAAPPINLWAMLMAAGANMPYVGFDLVLLVPVLIVAAFTVFYLGRGTVACSKDEALASLPPIPEGMNWFRISAPLVALVALILATKYAAHHIPVIGLPLTFVMCTLLTIAVDPARRKLRRWFEVLTTTVEQVFPLVATLVSVGMLVNILAGTGVRGLIAITFVTLPILAIYITALFFCPTAQGSLSYGSAVILGTPLIFRFNAIGANVTVVAAALSLMFPLGDCLPPSRVVGRVTIDTVGYDGTYTSFLKAIAVPWLFLAAVALLMFVFPNRLAFLVQ; this is translated from the coding sequence ATGAGCATGTACACACAGACGACGTGTACGTTGGTGGCAATGATTGCGGTCTTCGCGCTGGCAAGTTGGAAGCTGAGGTCGCCTGAGATCTCGATGGTCATCACCGCCATTGCGGGTGCGCTCGTCGGAGGGTTCGGTTTCCCGGTGCGCCTTCTCGGCGAAGGCATGTTCACCTACATCGATCTGGCGCTGATGTTCATCACGGCTTCGGTCTTCATCAACTTCTACTCCGAGATCGGCGCGATCAACACGTTGGTGAGGTTGTTCGTGGGTCGCTTTTATGAGAGAAAGTGGGTGCTCCTTTCCTTGCTGGGTGTCCTGATGTTGATTCCGGGAGCGCTCACCGGGGCCGGCACGGTATCCATTCTAGTGGTCGGTGGGCTTGTCAGCACGGTGCTCACGTTTCTCGGTTTCTCTCCTGCGCGACGGGCTGCGTTCGTGTTCATGATGGCTATTCTCTCCGCCGCCGCTCCTCCCATCAACCTGTGGGCCATGCTGATGGCGGCTGGGGCGAACATGCCCTACGTAGGGTTTGACCTGGTGCTCCTCGTGCCGGTGCTGATCGTCGCAGCGTTCACCGTGTTCTACCTTGGGCGCGGGACCGTCGCTTGCTCCAAGGACGAGGCCCTCGCTTCGTTGCCCCCCATTCCCGAGGGGATGAATTGGTTCAGGATCTCGGCACCCCTGGTCGCGCTGGTGGCGCTTATCCTGGCCACGAAGTATGCGGCGCATCACATCCCGGTCATCGGGCTTCCGCTTACTTTCGTCATGTGCACGCTGCTGACGATTGCCGTCGATCCCGCCCGCAGGAAGCTGCGGCGGTGGTTCGAGGTACTCACGACAACAGTCGAGCAGGTATTCCCGCTCGTGGCGACCCTCGTCAGTGTGGGAATGCTCGTGAACATCCTGGCCGGGACGGGCGTCCGCGGGCTAATCGCCATCACTTTCGTGACACTGCCGATATTGGCCATCTATATCACGGCGCTTTTCTTCTGCCCGACCGCCCAGGGCTCCCTGAGCTATGGAAGCGCAGTCATCCTCGGAACGCCGCTCATCTTCCGGTTCAACGCCATTGGAGCGAACGTGACCGTCGTCGCCGCGGCGCTGTCACTCATGTTTCCTCTCGGAGACTGCTTGCCGCCGTCCCGCGTGGTGGGCAGGGTTACCATAGATACGGTCGGCTACGACGGGACCTACACGTCGTTCCTCAAAGCCATCGCGGTTCCATGGTTGTTCCTTGCGGCAGTGGCGCTCTTGATGTTCGTCTTCCCGAACAGACTGGCGTTCCTTGTGCAGTGA
- a CDS encoding C69 family dipeptidase → MKRQKVTFALSVVVAVVMFLASITSACTIVAVGKEAMADGSTIITHNDDSSVADFRLWIIPENDWPEGSTRNIVVDGHTPEGGTVVGTMPQAKHTYRYFHSRYSFMNEKGVAMGESTFSYDRSTPRNQNIYDTMVKNSDGLIDCWFAQDIALERASTAREAVRIMGDLVEQYGWTGPGETMNITDGNEVWVAEFYGRDIWAAVRIPDDHFFVAANRARIGEINLDDKENVMASPNIVSFAVEKGWYDPKSGKPFLVYENYAPYEGVYSTRREWRAFDLVAPSLKLSPHDTRFPLSVKPERKLTVQDIWDIKADYYQGTEYDLSKGPAAGPWGSPLRYPNSDPRGGAYERSINMHRTCYIHIGQVKSWLPDPIKGVSWFGYGAPDTTYLTPLWPIMKALPKFYEIGSRYEEFRRDSGWWVNTYVQEIAHMRYQAAAKDIHEFRQPRMEMLYKVVPMIQEAAAELYKSDRAAAINLIDQFAYTNAVAWHEDWKALGDRLLGKYAFGSIYMKTTPFPQWWNDIIGFTKTPVP, encoded by the coding sequence ATGAAGCGGCAGAAGGTGACGTTTGCGCTCTCCGTTGTAGTCGCTGTCGTAATGTTCCTCGCGTCCATCACCTCCGCGTGTACCATTGTGGCCGTCGGCAAAGAGGCGATGGCCGATGGATCCACGATCATAACTCACAACGACGACTCCAGCGTCGCCGACTTTCGCCTGTGGATCATACCGGAGAATGACTGGCCCGAGGGATCGACGCGGAACATAGTGGTCGACGGTCATACGCCGGAGGGCGGCACTGTTGTCGGAACTATGCCCCAAGCGAAGCACACATACCGCTATTTCCATTCTCGTTATTCCTTCATGAACGAGAAAGGCGTCGCGATGGGGGAGAGCACTTTCAGCTACGACCGCAGCACGCCTCGCAACCAGAACATTTACGATACGATGGTCAAGAACAGCGACGGCCTAATAGACTGCTGGTTCGCACAGGACATCGCTCTCGAGCGCGCCTCGACGGCTCGCGAGGCGGTCCGCATAATGGGCGACCTCGTTGAGCAGTACGGATGGACCGGGCCTGGCGAAACCATGAACATCACCGATGGCAACGAAGTCTGGGTCGCCGAGTTCTACGGTCGGGACATATGGGCCGCGGTCCGAATCCCGGACGACCATTTCTTCGTTGCTGCCAACCGCGCTCGAATCGGCGAAATCAACCTCGACGACAAAGAGAACGTGATGGCTTCCCCGAACATCGTGTCCTTCGCCGTCGAGAAGGGCTGGTACGATCCGAAGTCCGGCAAGCCTTTCCTCGTGTATGAGAACTACGCTCCTTACGAAGGCGTGTACTCCACGCGCCGCGAGTGGCGAGCGTTCGACTTGGTGGCGCCTTCGCTCAAGCTCTCGCCTCATGATACGAGGTTCCCGCTTTCCGTGAAGCCAGAGCGCAAGCTGACGGTCCAGGACATCTGGGACATCAAGGCCGACTACTATCAAGGAACGGAGTACGATCTCTCCAAAGGGCCTGCGGCCGGGCCGTGGGGCAGTCCGCTTCGCTACCCCAACTCAGACCCGCGCGGCGGCGCCTACGAGCGGTCCATCAACATGCACAGGACTTGCTACATCCACATCGGCCAGGTAAAGAGCTGGCTGCCTGATCCTATCAAGGGCGTCAGCTGGTTCGGCTATGGCGCTCCTGATACCACTTACCTGACTCCGCTTTGGCCGATCATGAAGGCGCTGCCCAAGTTCTACGAGATTGGCAGCAGGTACGAGGAGTTTAGACGGGATTCGGGTTGGTGGGTGAACACTTACGTGCAGGAGATAGCCCACATGAGATATCAGGCGGCTGCGAAGGACATCCATGAGTTCCGGCAGCCCAGGATGGAGATGCTTTACAAGGTCGTTCCGATGATCCAAGAGGCCGCTGCGGAGCTGTACAAGTCTGACCGCGCGGCGGCTATCAACCTGATCGACCAGTTTGCGTACACCAACGCGGTGGCGTGGCACGAAGACTGGAAGGCCCTCGGCGACAGGCTGCTCGGCAAGTACGCGTTCGGATCGATCTACATGAAGACGACTCCGTTCCCACAGTGGTGGAACGACATCATCGGATTCACCAAGACACCTGTTCCGTGA
- a CDS encoding C69 family dipeptidase, whose product MRSRARLVCPLMIVVPLLVFAFAFPSYACTSIPVSKEASADGSVMTAHTCDGWYDARTWVVPGAKHKPGEMMPVYKGLLHSDRTPPTKIGEFPYPETTYTWFYAAYPYMNEHQVIMGETTIGNRPELQSTEGIMYIETLQIIGLQGAKTAREAIQLMGAAAEQYGYVDAGECLTVGDPNEVWHFEIMPPGAFKKGAIWAAVRIPEGHVGVSANRSRIGKIDPNDPDNYMFSKNVFAVAEENGWWDPKSGQEFLFYEAYNPKDSLGSRRREWRVLSWAAPSLKLDPNGSRFPFTVKAERKITIQDMMKIYRDTMEGTEFDKANDPDWFVRDSKGNWVKSPFATPHAGTDMIALLDLPNERNIAIPRCSYHTILQARGWLPNGVGGLCWFGLNNPDTSVYVPIYAGVSSLPANYAVNDRTKFSLDNYKESAWWAFNFVDNLVNRRYQEMIVDLRAVRDPFEAEQFAKQADIEKQAVELYAKDPAEAVKFLTEYTADRCAKAVDLFWRLAETLITKYDEKTF is encoded by the coding sequence GTGAGATCGCGTGCGAGGTTGGTCTGCCCACTGATGATTGTGGTCCCGCTCCTCGTGTTTGCTTTCGCGTTTCCTTCGTATGCGTGTACCTCCATTCCGGTCAGCAAGGAAGCATCAGCCGATGGATCCGTCATGACCGCTCACACGTGCGACGGGTGGTACGACGCACGCACGTGGGTCGTACCAGGTGCAAAGCACAAACCCGGCGAAATGATGCCTGTCTACAAAGGCCTCCTGCATTCCGACAGAACCCCGCCCACGAAGATCGGTGAGTTCCCGTATCCCGAGACGACCTATACCTGGTTCTATGCGGCCTATCCGTACATGAACGAACACCAGGTCATAATGGGCGAAACCACGATCGGGAACAGGCCGGAGCTCCAGTCCACTGAAGGGATAATGTACATCGAGACCCTTCAGATAATCGGCCTCCAAGGCGCAAAGACGGCCCGGGAAGCCATCCAGCTCATGGGTGCTGCGGCAGAACAATACGGGTACGTAGACGCAGGCGAGTGCCTGACCGTCGGAGACCCGAATGAGGTCTGGCACTTCGAGATCATGCCCCCCGGCGCCTTCAAGAAGGGCGCGATATGGGCGGCGGTGCGCATCCCCGAGGGACACGTGGGCGTTTCGGCCAACCGGTCCCGGATCGGCAAGATAGACCCGAACGATCCGGACAACTACATGTTCTCCAAGAACGTTTTTGCAGTCGCCGAGGAGAACGGTTGGTGGGATCCCAAGAGCGGCCAGGAGTTCCTTTTCTACGAAGCATACAACCCCAAAGACTCGCTTGGATCCAGAAGGCGCGAGTGGCGTGTGCTGTCCTGGGCTGCTCCGTCCCTCAAGCTCGATCCAAACGGTTCGCGCTTCCCGTTCACGGTGAAGGCTGAGCGGAAGATCACCATACAAGACATGATGAAGATTTACCGTGACACTATGGAAGGCACCGAATTCGACAAGGCCAACGACCCCGACTGGTTCGTCCGGGATTCCAAGGGCAACTGGGTGAAGAGCCCGTTCGCGACGCCGCACGCCGGAACGGACATGATCGCTCTCTTGGACCTGCCCAACGAGAGGAACATCGCCATCCCCCGGTGCTCGTACCACACGATCCTTCAGGCGAGGGGATGGCTGCCCAACGGCGTGGGCGGGCTGTGCTGGTTCGGGCTGAACAACCCCGACACCAGCGTGTACGTGCCGATCTACGCCGGCGTGAGCAGCTTGCCGGCCAACTACGCGGTCAACGACAGAACCAAGTTCAGTCTCGATAACTACAAGGAATCTGCTTGGTGGGCCTTCAACTTCGTAGACAACCTCGTGAACCGAAGATACCAGGAGATGATCGTGGATCTCAGGGCTGTAAGAGACCCGTTCGAGGCGGAGCAATTCGCAAAGCAGGCGGATATCGAGAAGCAGGCCGTGGAGCTATACGCGAAGGATCCGGCCGAGGCAGTCAAGTTCCTCACCGAATACACGGCGGACCGCTGTGCAAAGGCAGTCGACCTCTTCTGGAGACTCGCGGAGACCCTGATCACCAAGTACGACGAGAAGACGTTCTGA
- a CDS encoding DUF6305 family protein has product MFTVSRGSARTVLAWVIAVTLGAGLTSGVCLGAQAKPEGLEMPDKLPKLQGPVVVTTCGQSPGAMMVRMLCKQIGLACDQNDMLKAGDLESASKSKDKAYKTLIITMGTSLKGMGAAGVEVDEEVARINALIATARKLGIFVIGAQIEGSSRRTDEYDEKSNRAVSPQSDLLIVRKEVDHDGYFTNVAKQKSIPIIRTKEAIDFGYVFKVLFSLPLT; this is encoded by the coding sequence ATGTTTACTGTCTCGCGCGGAAGCGCCAGGACCGTTCTAGCCTGGGTCATCGCCGTGACACTGGGGGCCGGTCTAACATCCGGAGTGTGTTTGGGAGCGCAGGCAAAGCCGGAGGGCTTGGAGATGCCTGACAAACTGCCGAAGTTGCAGGGGCCGGTCGTCGTGACTACATGTGGGCAGAGCCCGGGCGCCATGATGGTCAGGATGCTGTGCAAGCAGATCGGCCTTGCGTGTGACCAAAACGACATGCTCAAGGCGGGCGATCTCGAGTCCGCGAGCAAGAGCAAGGACAAGGCTTACAAGACTCTCATCATCACGATGGGCACGAGCCTCAAGGGAATGGGCGCGGCAGGCGTGGAGGTCGACGAAGAGGTGGCGAGGATCAACGCTCTCATCGCGACCGCTCGCAAACTGGGGATATTCGTGATCGGGGCCCAGATCGAGGGATCGTCCAGGAGGACGGACGAGTACGACGAGAAGTCCAACCGAGCCGTGAGTCCCCAGTCGGACCTCCTCATCGTGAGGAAAGAGGTAGATCATGACGGGTACTTCACGAACGTCGCCAAGCAGAAGAGCATTCCAATCATCCGCACGAAGGAGGCTATTGACTTCGGGTACGTGTTCAAGGTCCTCTTCTCGCTTCCGCTCACGTGA
- a CDS encoding DUF6305 family protein, which produces MKKVALLFIVLGLLILANVGVGFAAVSGATPPKGGLPMLLTNAGQGPGGKMARLLINTSKALDPADFDYNAEPWEKDLQARPYKTLIVVIGSTAKGLGASGITIDQEIARLNRMIAEAKRLKMQIVAVLLEGKIRRGQPGSADERSIDAIAPYADYIVVKKDGNADGKFTAIANKNKVPLTFIDAEIDFPQVIKEMYAK; this is translated from the coding sequence GTGAAGAAAGTGGCGTTGCTGTTCATTGTCCTGGGGCTGCTCATACTAGCGAACGTCGGAGTGGGCTTCGCCGCTGTCTCAGGCGCTACCCCGCCGAAGGGTGGTCTGCCGATGCTCCTAACCAACGCGGGGCAGGGACCCGGCGGGAAGATGGCCAGGCTGTTGATAAACACGTCCAAAGCGCTTGACCCCGCCGATTTCGATTACAACGCTGAACCTTGGGAGAAAGACTTACAAGCGCGGCCTTACAAGACGCTCATCGTGGTCATCGGCTCCACCGCGAAGGGCCTCGGCGCCTCCGGAATCACCATCGACCAGGAGATAGCCAGGCTCAACAGGATGATTGCGGAGGCGAAGCGCCTCAAGATGCAGATCGTGGCGGTCTTGCTCGAGGGCAAGATCAGGCGAGGCCAGCCTGGCAGCGCAGACGAGCGGTCCATCGATGCCATCGCCCCCTACGCCGACTACATAGTCGTCAAGAAGGACGGAAACGCAGACGGCAAGTTCACAGCGATCGCCAACAAGAACAAGGTGCCGCTTACGTTCATCGACGCGGAGATCGATTTCCCGCAGGTAATCAAGGAAATGTACGCCAAATAG
- a CDS encoding succinylglutamate desuccinylase/aspartoacylase family protein: protein MQQVTHDSVTRKMAILALALLFAVSAGRDFRTLRSYKETVVVSDAFTRRFMLSDYLSSLKGTWGDTPVYVFDSGVPGGSMLVLGGTHPYEPASTLATYIMMENIKVEKGKVFIIPHANMSASTQGMLGNAYPQFYHIQTAWGVQKYRIGDRETAPLDQWPDPFTYVHYPSGQNLAYQDLRNLNRCFPGRPDGTLTERMAFAIMELIRKEDIDLTIDLHEASLMYPVVSTYVAHERSADVCMMAAMMLTAQEFPMKCEMSPKNLRGLTHREVGDYSDTLAVLMETPEPFIDRVVGRMTEQLMLDGKDEFLQTAAEKGLLYCDYDVSTGATMDYRVGRHLSGTLETVRQMNAFFPEKELLVSFPSYGDVMENGCGHFLHDPSQADPTRVFLN from the coding sequence ATGCAGCAAGTGACGCATGACAGCGTGACCCGCAAGATGGCTATTCTCGCGCTGGCACTCCTGTTTGCGGTATCGGCAGGGCGTGACTTCAGGACCCTCCGCAGCTACAAGGAGACCGTCGTGGTTTCAGACGCTTTCACAAGGAGATTCATGCTGAGCGACTATCTGTCCAGCCTTAAGGGTACCTGGGGTGACACTCCAGTCTACGTCTTCGATTCCGGCGTGCCCGGTGGTTCGATGCTCGTGCTAGGAGGGACCCATCCCTATGAGCCTGCATCGACCCTGGCGACGTACATCATGATGGAGAACATCAAGGTCGAGAAGGGGAAGGTATTCATCATCCCCCACGCCAACATGAGCGCATCGACTCAAGGCATGCTCGGTAACGCGTACCCGCAGTTCTACCACATACAGACGGCGTGGGGAGTCCAGAAGTACCGGATCGGTGATCGGGAGACCGCTCCCCTCGACCAGTGGCCGGACCCATTTACGTACGTACACTACCCGTCCGGGCAGAACTTGGCCTACCAGGATCTCAGGAATCTGAACAGGTGTTTCCCGGGACGACCGGACGGCACGCTCACGGAGCGCATGGCTTTCGCTATCATGGAGCTGATCCGGAAGGAAGATATCGACCTTACGATAGACCTTCACGAGGCTTCACTGATGTACCCCGTTGTCTCGACGTACGTGGCACACGAGCGCTCGGCGGATGTCTGCATGATGGCAGCGATGATGCTGACCGCGCAGGAATTCCCCATGAAGTGCGAGATGTCTCCCAAGAACCTTCGTGGGCTTACCCACAGGGAAGTGGGGGACTATAGCGACACTCTAGCAGTGCTCATGGAGACGCCGGAGCCGTTCATCGACCGTGTAGTCGGGCGAATGACGGAACAACTCATGCTCGACGGGAAGGATGAATTCCTCCAGACGGCGGCGGAAAAGGGCTTGCTCTACTGCGACTATGACGTTTCCACGGGAGCGACGATGGATTACCGGGTTGGGCGCCATTTGTCCGGGACGCTCGAGACCGTGAGGCAGATGAACGCCTTCTTCCCAGAGAAGGAACTCCTCGTCAGCTTCCCGAGTTACGGGGATGTCATGGAGAACGGGTGCGGGCACTTCTTGCACGATCCCTCGCAGGCTGATCCCACAAGGGTTTTCCTGAACTGA